From Gottschalkiaceae bacterium SANA:
TTGTCCTTGCAAAATGGATGAAGGGTTTGGTTGGTCGAAAGCGACCGCAAGAAACGAACAGATCAACCTTCCGCTTGGATCAGGAAGCGGGAAGTTTTCCTTCTCGACATGCGGCTGTCTTAGCGGCAGAGTGTACGGTTTTGTTGGTCTCTCATTCTGTGTGGGCAAGTCCTTGGATTGTGGCCTGTCTTTTGGTGTCAATTTCTCGAATTGTCTTGCGTGAGCACTACGTATCGGATATTATTGCGGGCATCAGCCTTGGAATTTTGGCTGGATTGATCGTTGGGTTCATTAAAGGAGTCGTGACAGCATGAGTGAAAGAACATTTTTAAAAGGCGCTTTATTTTTATCTCTGGCAGGGATTTTTTCTAAGATTATGGGTTTGATTCTCAAGATGAGGCTTAGTGTTATTCTGGGACCGGAAGGATCCGGCATCTATAGTTATCCACAGCAGTTCTACGTGATGATGATTGCCATTTCAGCAACGGGATTTGCTTCTTCCATTTCCAAATTAGTTGCAGAGAAACGTTCCGTGGGGAAGATGCGGGAAGCTCATCGGGTTTTTCATGTTTCCTTGGTGGTGATGTTGGTCTTAAGCGGAATCATTACCTTTTTGATGCTTTTATTTACCCCGGTTGCTATGAGAATTTGGGGCGAATCGGTGTATTACGCATATATTGCCGTTGCGGTTGGCCCAATCTTTGTATCGATTATGACATCTTTCCGAGGTTATTTTCAAGGGATGCAATTGATGCAGGCAACCTCGGTTTCCCAGGTTTTTGAGTCTGCGGCACGTCTTGTATTTGGACTTGGACTGGCAGCCTTCTTTGCCGGTGCTAGTGTAGCGAAAGCAGCAGGCGGTGCTTCCTTTGGAGCTGCAGCAGGTGGTGTCGTTGGTTTTGGTATTATTTTGATCTACTATATGAAAAATCGGGGCGGAATCATGAATGATCTGGCAGCGGATCATCATCCTCAAGACAAGACTTCGTGGCAATTGGCTAAGGAATTGATTGCTTTCACCTTGCCGATTACGGTGAATTCCGTTATTGTTCCCTTGATGCCCTTGTTTGATTCTCTTTTGATCAAACCGCGCGCGGTTGCTGGGGGCTACTCACCAGAAATGGTAGATAAGATGTATGCGTGGTTAAGCAGCGCGGTTACGGTAAATGGATTGCCTTTAACCTTTACTTTGGCTTTAGCAGTAAGTTTGATACCAGCTGTCTCCAAGGCTGTAGCTAAGAATGATATGCCTGAAGCAAATCGAAAAATTAATTTAAGCCTACGTTTAGGCTTTTTAATTGGATTTCCGTGTTTTATGGGCTTTCTCGTGATTCCAGAAGAAATTATGGTTCTTTTATTCCCCACCTTTGCGGGAAGTGGCTACGTATTGCAAGCCTATGCGATTTGTTTGATTTTTATGATTGTATCTCAATTGATGAGCTATTCTCTTCAGGGAATTGGGCGCCCTAGAATCGCGACAAAGAACTTGATGATTGGAT
This genomic window contains:
- a CDS encoding polysaccharide biosynthesis protein; translation: MSERTFLKGALFLSLAGIFSKIMGLILKMRLSVILGPEGSGIYSYPQQFYVMMIAISATGFASSISKLVAEKRSVGKMREAHRVFHVSLVVMLVLSGIITFLMLLFTPVAMRIWGESVYYAYIAVAVGPIFVSIMTSFRGYFQGMQLMQATSVSQVFESAARLVFGLGLAAFFAGASVAKAAGGASFGAAAGGVVGFGIILIYYMKNRGGIMNDLAADHHPQDKTSWQLAKELIAFTLPITVNSVIVPLMPLFDSLLIKPRAVAGGYSPEMVDKMYAWLSSAVTVNGLPLTFTLALAVSLIPAVSKAVAKNDMPEANRKINLSLRLGFLIGFPCFMGFLVIPEEIMVLLFPTFAGSGYVLQAYAICLIFMIVSQLMSYSLQGIGRPRIATKNLMIGSAIKLFLSYFLIAWEPAVGASIATLSAYLFISISNFRAVKHFTQIQFDKRILYAPMTASIVMGIVTYFVNRIFANTLLSIGTAAVIYFVGVVVFGGIRKDEIKEMIGR